A single genomic interval of Granulicella tundricola MP5ACTX9 harbors:
- a CDS encoding NAD(P)/FAD-dependent oxidoreductase, whose product MAVAAAMGGHVRKRVVVVGAGFGGLTAAQGLAHLPVDVTIVDRRNHHTFQPLLYQVALAVLSPADIAQPIRSIVRDMKNIEVLMDEVVGFDTTERRVKLKTGSELEYDYLIVASGSTHSYFGNDKWAATAPGLKTVEDAIEIRRRVLLAFELAERQTLEVGSHPALNFVVIGGGPTGVELAGAISDIAKLYMARDFRHIDPSSAQVMILEGSPHILAAYPDDLQEKALEQLRELGVKVRTGARVTDVQPGYVMVEDERIDSVCTLWAAGVQASPLGKLLGVETDNKGLVMVDQFLNPKGMPEVFVCGDLAHVMQDGKQVPGVAQPAMQMGTYAAKRIGHAIEGAADKKGFRYFDKGDMATIGRSAAVANIKWPFKGHWSGFPAWMTWLSVHIFFLIGFRNRFSVFRQWAWTYVALSDGARLITGSQVLPGWEIQGDVHDTLTTKAFEPPQKPMDMGSPKTNEG is encoded by the coding sequence ATGGCAGTTGCAGCGGCGATGGGTGGTCATGTGCGGAAGCGGGTTGTGGTGGTGGGGGCTGGATTTGGCGGGCTGACGGCGGCGCAGGGACTGGCTCATCTGCCGGTGGATGTGACGATCGTGGACCGGCGGAATCACCATACGTTTCAGCCGCTGCTGTACCAGGTGGCGCTGGCTGTGCTTTCGCCGGCGGATATCGCGCAGCCGATCCGGTCGATTGTGCGGGACATGAAGAATATTGAAGTGCTGATGGACGAGGTGGTGGGGTTCGACACGACGGAGCGGCGGGTGAAGCTGAAGACGGGGTCTGAGCTTGAGTATGACTACCTGATCGTGGCGAGCGGTTCGACTCACTCCTACTTTGGCAACGACAAGTGGGCTGCGACTGCTCCGGGTTTGAAGACGGTGGAGGATGCGATCGAGATTCGGCGGCGGGTGCTGCTGGCGTTTGAGCTTGCGGAGCGGCAGACGCTGGAGGTGGGGTCGCATCCGGCGTTGAATTTTGTGGTGATCGGCGGGGGGCCGACGGGGGTGGAGCTGGCGGGGGCCATCTCGGATATTGCGAAGCTGTATATGGCGCGGGACTTCCGGCATATCGATCCATCGAGCGCGCAGGTGATGATTTTGGAGGGGTCGCCGCATATTCTGGCGGCTTATCCGGATGATTTGCAGGAGAAGGCGCTCGAGCAGTTGCGGGAGCTGGGAGTCAAGGTGCGGACGGGGGCTCGGGTGACCGATGTGCAGCCGGGCTATGTGATGGTGGAGGATGAACGGATCGACTCCGTCTGCACGCTTTGGGCGGCGGGAGTGCAGGCTTCGCCTCTGGGCAAGCTGTTGGGCGTGGAGACGGATAACAAGGGGCTGGTGATGGTGGATCAGTTCCTGAATCCGAAGGGGATGCCGGAGGTGTTTGTGTGCGGCGACCTGGCGCATGTGATGCAGGACGGCAAGCAGGTTCCGGGGGTGGCGCAGCCGGCGATGCAGATGGGGACCTACGCGGCGAAGCGGATTGGACATGCGATTGAAGGGGCGGCGGACAAGAAGGGGTTCCGGTACTTCGACAAGGGGGATATGGCGACGATTGGCCGGTCAGCCGCAGTGGCGAATATCAAATGGCCGTTCAAGGGGCATTGGAGCGGATTCCCGGCGTGGATGACGTGGTTGTCGGTCCACATCTTCTTTTTGATTGGGTTCAGGAACCGGTTCTCGGTGTTTCGTCAGTGGGCGTGGACGTATGTGGCGCTGTCGGATGGGGCTCGGCTGATTACGGGGTCCCAGGTGCTGCCGGGGTGGGAGATTCAGGGCGATGTGCATGACACGCTGACCACGAAGGCGTTTGAGCCGCCGCAGAAGCCGATGGACATGGGGTCGCCGAAGACGAACGAGGGTTAG
- a CDS encoding GNAT family N-acetyltransferase — protein sequence MSSTETLLTRMATPADAVLIAHQRHRMFEDAGQPDAPAMKDMATNFVEWVHPRLADGRYLGWIIEENGEPIAGAGIWLMDFPPHWMDAQPIRAYLLNFYVNPEHRGRGLAKQLLDATLAETRTRGIQVVSLHASKFGKPIYAKNGFEDTNEMMLRNSFD from the coding sequence ATGTCCTCCACAGAAACCCTCCTCACGCGCATGGCCACCCCCGCCGACGCCGTCCTCATCGCCCATCAGCGTCACCGCATGTTTGAAGACGCCGGCCAGCCCGACGCACCCGCCATGAAAGACATGGCCACCAACTTCGTCGAGTGGGTCCACCCCCGCCTCGCCGACGGCCGCTACCTCGGCTGGATCATTGAAGAAAACGGCGAGCCCATCGCCGGCGCAGGCATCTGGCTCATGGACTTCCCCCCGCACTGGATGGACGCCCAACCCATCCGCGCCTATCTCCTCAACTTCTACGTCAACCCCGAGCATCGCGGCCGTGGCCTCGCCAAACAACTCCTCGACGCCACCCTCGCCGAGACCCGCACCCGCGGCATCCAGGTCGTCTCGCTCCACGCCTCAAAGTTCGGCAAGCCCATCTACGCCAAAAACGGGTTCGAAGACACCAACGAGATGATGCTCCGAAACTCCTTCGATTAA
- a CDS encoding branched-chain amino acid transaminase, with product MPLQTTKSIWHNGNLIPWENANIHVMSHVVHYGSSIFEGIRAYTQPGAAGIFRLPEHMQRFRDSGHIYRMPLGFTVDELSQAVIDVVEANGVAPCYIRPIAFRGYGEIGVNPLKSPVEVYVANFPWGKYVPGNEGANVCISSWNRLAPNTMPTLAKAGSNYMNSQLIRMEAEINGYDEGIGLDVNGLVSEGSGENLFLVRGGVLYTPGLGSSVLNGITRSSILTLAKDLGIDVVEAPIPREFIYIADEAFFTGTAAEVTHLRSVDRILIGDGTMGPVTTAIHDEFFAIVNGKKADRHNWLTPVKVKVEEPVAV from the coding sequence ATGCCTTTACAGACCACCAAAAGCATCTGGCACAACGGAAATTTGATTCCGTGGGAAAACGCCAACATCCACGTCATGTCGCACGTCGTTCATTACGGCTCATCCATCTTTGAAGGTATCCGTGCCTACACCCAGCCCGGTGCCGCCGGAATCTTCCGCCTGCCGGAGCACATGCAGCGCTTCCGCGATTCAGGCCACATCTACCGCATGCCCCTCGGCTTCACCGTCGACGAGCTCTCCCAGGCCGTCATCGACGTCGTAGAAGCCAACGGCGTGGCTCCCTGCTACATCCGTCCCATTGCCTTCCGTGGCTACGGCGAGATCGGCGTCAACCCGCTCAAGTCGCCGGTTGAGGTCTACGTCGCCAACTTCCCCTGGGGCAAGTACGTCCCCGGCAATGAAGGCGCAAACGTCTGCATCTCAAGCTGGAATCGCTTGGCGCCAAACACCATGCCCACCCTCGCCAAGGCCGGCTCAAACTACATGAACTCGCAGCTCATCCGCATGGAGGCTGAGATCAACGGCTACGACGAGGGCATCGGCCTCGACGTAAACGGCCTCGTCTCAGAAGGCTCCGGCGAGAACCTCTTCCTGGTCCGTGGCGGCGTCCTCTACACCCCCGGCCTCGGCAGTTCGGTGTTGAACGGCATCACCCGCAGCTCCATCCTGACCCTCGCCAAGGACCTCGGCATCGACGTCGTCGAAGCCCCCATCCCGCGCGAGTTCATCTACATCGCGGACGAGGCTTTCTTCACCGGCACCGCCGCGGAGGTCACCCATCTCCGCTCCGTCGATCGCATCCTCATCGGCGATGGCACCATGGGCCCCGTCACCACCGCCATCCACGACGAGTTCTTCGCCATCGTCAACGGCAAGAAAGCCGACCGCCACAACTGGCTCACCCCGGTCAAGGTCAAGGTAGAAGAGCCCGTAGCCGTCTAA
- a CDS encoding DUF4337 domain-containing protein produces the protein MEPNEIQEFSEHLKEAGEHGGESLTTISLAISILAVLVAMVTVLGHRTHTEAVLQQARAADQWNEYQAKKIRSDNTQVAIDMLRLQANPNQAAVEKKIEDYTAHLEKWKEDLAEEQKKAKEFEADVVHAEAQASHFDLGEAMLQISVVLCSITLFTRRKLYFFLGVSIGAVGLLFAASAFLIRA, from the coding sequence ATGGAACCCAACGAAATCCAGGAGTTCTCCGAACACCTGAAGGAAGCAGGCGAGCACGGTGGCGAATCCCTCACCACCATCTCTCTCGCCATCTCCATCCTCGCCGTCCTCGTCGCCATGGTCACCGTTCTCGGCCACCGCACCCACACTGAGGCAGTCCTCCAGCAGGCCCGCGCCGCCGACCAATGGAACGAGTACCAGGCCAAAAAGATCCGCTCAGACAACACCCAGGTCGCCATCGACATGCTCCGCCTGCAGGCCAACCCCAACCAGGCCGCCGTCGAAAAGAAGATCGAGGACTACACCGCACACCTCGAAAAATGGAAGGAAGACCTCGCCGAAGAACAGAAGAAGGCCAAGGAGTTTGAAGCCGACGTCGTCCACGCCGAAGCCCAGGCCAGCCACTTCGATCTAGGCGAAGCCATGCTCCAGATCTCAGTCGTCCTCTGCTCCATCACGCTCTTCACGCGCCGGAAGCTCTACTTCTTCCTTGGCGTCAGCATCGGAGCCGTCGGCCTGCTCTTCGCAGCCTCGGCCTTCCTCATCCGCGCTTAG
- a CDS encoding MarC family protein, with protein sequence MTPILHMMMTAAENLPTQVTLAGLQESAYVRFSVLALSSIFFLVDPFAALPTFLAVTAGADPQRRRRMAWKASVTAWLVLSLFALVGHLLFKLFGITLPAFEIAGGIILLLIGLDMLEAKRSPTQETGGDTEAAAAKEDAGIVPLGIPMLAGPGSITSVMVLVGQTQGHWGMIAVILAAIFTTAVICYLVLGNSDRVARTLGDTGIRILVRVMGLLLVALAVQYFVNGLVDLGVIAKYAR encoded by the coding sequence GTGACCCCGATCCTGCACATGATGATGACTGCCGCTGAAAACCTGCCGACGCAGGTGACGCTGGCGGGTCTGCAGGAGTCGGCTTATGTGCGGTTTTCCGTGCTGGCGCTGAGCTCGATCTTCTTCCTGGTGGACCCGTTTGCGGCACTGCCGACGTTTCTGGCGGTGACTGCGGGGGCCGATCCGCAGCGGCGGAGGCGGATGGCGTGGAAGGCGAGCGTGACGGCGTGGCTGGTGCTGTCGCTGTTTGCGCTGGTGGGGCATCTGCTGTTCAAGCTGTTTGGGATCACGCTGCCGGCGTTCGAGATTGCAGGCGGGATTATTCTGCTGCTGATCGGGCTGGATATGCTGGAGGCGAAGCGGTCTCCGACGCAGGAGACGGGCGGCGATACCGAGGCTGCTGCGGCGAAGGAAGACGCGGGAATCGTGCCGCTGGGGATTCCAATGCTGGCCGGGCCGGGCTCGATCACGAGCGTGATGGTGCTGGTGGGGCAGACGCAGGGGCATTGGGGGATGATCGCGGTGATTTTGGCGGCGATCTTTACGACGGCGGTGATCTGCTACCTGGTTCTGGGGAACTCCGACCGTGTGGCGAGGACGCTGGGGGATACGGGGATCCGCATCCTGGTGCGGGTGATGGGTCTGCTGCTGGTGGCGCTGGCGGTGCAGTACTTCGTCAACGGGCTGGTGGATCTGGGTGTAATCGCCAAGTATGCACGTTAG
- a CDS encoding YncE family protein, whose product MRWKGLIAGLVMVGGMVPVMGAQESASGPMLLVLAKHDEMLSLVDPGTLKVVAKVPTGGNPHEVIASADGRTAWVTNYGNGSLHSIRVIDLMGRRVEKVIELGPIWGPHGLAFADGKVWFTAEREKLIGRIDPATEGVDWLMGTGQTGTHMLWVAKDASEIVTVNVGSGTMNLFTRNPVGTLQKAGGPPSKAGATTMHGDDPAPVPDWEQRIVKVGGLPEGFDVIPDAEGHAQTVWVANAKEGTVSVIDFATGQVTATIEAGVPTANRLKFTPDHRMALISREKSGELTFVDVASRKVLKRVMIGTGAAGVLVAPDGKRAYVSCSPDNDVVVVDLASMQVVGKIEAGMEPDGLAWAGR is encoded by the coding sequence ATGCGTTGGAAGGGTCTGATTGCGGGGTTGGTGATGGTGGGGGGTATGGTGCCAGTGATGGGTGCGCAGGAGAGTGCTTCAGGGCCGATGTTGCTGGTGCTGGCGAAGCATGACGAGATGCTTTCGCTGGTCGATCCGGGGACGTTGAAGGTGGTGGCGAAGGTGCCGACGGGCGGGAATCCGCATGAGGTGATTGCCTCTGCGGACGGCCGGACGGCGTGGGTGACGAACTATGGGAATGGATCGCTGCACTCGATCCGGGTGATCGACCTGATGGGGCGGAGGGTGGAGAAGGTGATCGAACTAGGGCCGATCTGGGGGCCGCATGGGCTGGCGTTCGCGGATGGCAAGGTCTGGTTTACGGCGGAGCGGGAGAAGCTGATCGGAAGGATCGATCCGGCGACGGAGGGTGTGGACTGGCTGATGGGGACGGGGCAGACCGGGACCCATATGCTCTGGGTGGCGAAGGATGCGAGTGAGATTGTGACGGTGAATGTGGGGTCGGGGACTATGAATCTTTTCACGCGCAATCCGGTGGGCACGCTGCAGAAGGCGGGTGGGCCGCCTTCAAAGGCCGGGGCTACGACGATGCATGGCGATGATCCTGCGCCGGTGCCGGACTGGGAGCAGAGGATCGTGAAGGTCGGTGGGCTGCCGGAGGGGTTCGATGTGATTCCGGACGCGGAGGGGCATGCGCAGACGGTGTGGGTGGCGAATGCGAAGGAAGGGACGGTGTCGGTGATCGACTTTGCGACGGGGCAGGTAACGGCGACGATCGAGGCGGGGGTGCCGACGGCGAACAGGCTGAAGTTCACGCCGGATCATCGGATGGCCTTGATCTCTCGGGAGAAGTCCGGGGAGCTGACGTTTGTGGATGTGGCGAGCCGGAAGGTGCTGAAGCGGGTGATGATCGGGACGGGTGCGGCGGGGGTGCTGGTGGCTCCGGATGGGAAGCGGGCTTATGTATCGTGCTCGCCGGATAACGATGTTGTTGTGGTGGATCTGGCGAGTATGCAGGTGGTGGGGAAGATTGAGGCGGGGATGGAGCCGGATGGGTTGGCATGGGCGGGGCGTTAG